The proteins below are encoded in one region of Oncorhynchus masou masou isolate Uvic2021 chromosome 15, UVic_Omas_1.1, whole genome shotgun sequence:
- the LOC135555275 gene encoding queuine tRNA-ribosyltransferase catalytic subunit 1-like, which produces MAAPITRGAATSSLETGMVVKKAVSIVAPLALRIIAECPVTKARACDLKLPHCTVSTPVFMPVGTQGTMKGITVDQLDDLGCQICLGNTYHLGMRPGPELIEKANGLHGFMNWKRNLLTDSGGFQMVSLVELSEVTEEGVKFKSPYDGKEIFLSPEQSIAIQNSLGSDIMMQLDDVVSSTVTGPRVEEATWRSIRWLDRCIAANKNPDRQNLFAIIQGGLNTELRKACLDEMTKRDVPGFAIGGLSGGEEKDDFWRMVTLSTDHLPREKPRYLMGVGYAVDLVVCVALGCDMFDCVFPTRTARFGSALVPWGSLTITKKQFAKDLQAIDPDCQCPTCRRHSRAYLHALFKSDTAAMHHITIHNISYQLTLMRSMRQSIIDGLFPDFVRTFMKRMFPSPEQYPGWAVDALGTVNITLN; this is translated from the exons ATGGCTGCGCCCATAACCAGAGGAGCTGCAACGAGCAGCCTTGAAACAGGCATGGTTGTCAAGAAAGCCGTTTCCATCGTTGCTCCTCTTGCTCTCCGAATCATCGCCGAATGTCCAGTGACCAAAGCGAGGGCTTGTGATCTCAAACTCCCTCACTGTACGGTCAGCACCCCAGTGTTCATGCCTGTTGGTACACAAGGCACGATGAAGGGAATCACTGTGGACCAACTCGATGATCTGGGATGTCAGATTTGTCTTGGCAACACATACCACTTGGGTATGAGACCG GGTCCTGAGCTGATTGAGAAAGCAAATGGCCTGCATGGCTTCATGAACTGGAAAAGAAACCTTTTGACT GACAGTGGGGGCTTTcagatggtgtctcttgttgaaCTATCTGAGGTTACTGAGGAGGGGGTCAAGTTCAAATCTCCTTACGATGGGAAGGAGATCTTTCTGAGTCCTGAGCAGTCAATCGCCATACAGAACAGTCTGG GGTCAGACATCATGATGCAGTTGGATGACGTGGTCAGCAGTACGGTGACTGGGCCGCGGGTGGAGGAGGCTACGTGGAGATCGATTCGCTGGCTGGACCGCTGCATTGCAGCCAATAAGAATCCAGATAGACAGAACCTGTTTGCCATCATCCAGGGGGGCCTGAACACAGAGCTGCGCAAAGCCTGTCTAGACG AAATGACAAAACGGGATGTTCCTGGCTTTGCTATTGGTGGGCTGAGCGGAGGTGAGGAGAAGGATGATTTCTGGAGGATGGTGACACTCAGCACAGACCACCTGCCTCGGGAGAAGCCTCGCTACCTTATGGGGGTTGG TTATGCAGTAGACCTGGTGGTGTGTGTTGCTCTGGGTTGTGACATGTTTGACTGTGTCTTCCCAACACGCACTGCA AGGTTTGGCTCAGCTCTGGTCCCGTGGGGATCTCTGACAATTACCAAGAAACAGTTTGCCAAGGACCTACAGGCAATAGACCCAGACTGCCAGTGCCCCACCTGCAGGAG GCACAGTCGGGCCTATCTGCATGCTCTGTTCAAGAGTGACACCGCAGCCATGCATCACATTACCATCCACAACATCTCCTACCAG CTCACTCTGATGCGGTCGATGAGACAGAGCATCATAGATGGTCTTTTCCCAGACTTTGTGAGGACATTCATGAAGAGAATGTTCCCCTCTCCTGAACAGTATCCAGGCTGGGCGGTAGATGCTCTAGGAACAGTCAACATCACATTGAATTAA